Genomic DNA from Streptomyces sp. NBC_01571:
CCAGGGCGGCGAGCTTCACCACCGTCATCGTGGCGAACTGCCCGGCCGACCAGCCCTCGGGGTTCCTGGCCAGCTCGCCCACCTCGGCCAGCCCCTTGAAGAGCGTCAGATGACCGCCCAGGGCGCCCAGCAGGCCGAGGACGAGCCCGCCGAGCGGAAGCGCCAGCATCGGGTGCCCGAGCCGGGAGAAGACGCCGTGGACGTACGGGAAGGCGTAGACCGCCGCCATGCCGAGCAGCGCCGCCGCGGAGGCGACCACGAGCGCGGCCAGGACGTCGCCCCCGCGGGGCGGTCCGAGCGGGGGCATATGGAGCTCGAAGGTCGGATGGGCCACCAGGGCGGTCGTCGTGGCACCCGTGGCGGCGGCCGTCAACGGACCGAACAGGTTGTCCCACAACTTGCCGTCCAGCTGTTGTCCGGCGAGCGCCTCGGAGATGACCAGCGCCGCCGCGACCGGCGTCCCGAACAGCGCGCCGATCGTCGCCGCCTCGGCCAGCGCCGCCCACAGGCCACCGGGCAGCCGTGGCGCGAGCCTGCGGCCCAGCCAGAACGCGAGTGCGATATTGGTGGCGATGATCGGGTTCTCCGGTCCCAGACTCGGACCGCCGGCCAGCATCAGCGCGGTCGCCACCAGCAGGCCGGGCAGCACGGCGGGTGGCATCGGGGGCGCCGAGAGCCCGACGGTCGCCGGGTCGGGGCCCGCGTGGCCCGGGACCTTCCACACCACCAGACCGACCAGGACGCCCGTCGAGGTGAGGACGACGAGCATCCAGAGCACGGAGTACCGGCCGACCCCCAGCGACTCGGGGAGGCCGTTCCAGAGCACCCCCTGGAGTCTCTCCGCGAGCGCGCTCACCCCGAGGAACAGAAGGCTGGCCGCGACGCCGACGACGAGTGCCGGGACGATCAGCGGCAGCAGCGCCCGCGCGGGGGTCGCCGGGGCGGAGGCATGTGCCTGCCGGGCCGCGTCGTGGGTCACGCGGTCACCCTAAGCGGGCAAACCGGGCACCACATCCGGAGTGGCGTCGCGCGGAATCCCCGCTTGCACCTCACGTGACGTCAGGGGCCAGGCTGAAGGCGTACGGAGGAAGGAGCGGAAGTGAGCTATTCGGTGGGCCAGGTCGCCGGTTTCGCCGGGGTCACGGTGCGCACCCTGCACCACTACGACGAGATCGGCCTGCTCGTGCCGAGCGGGCGCAGCCACGCGGGGCACCGGCGCTACGGCGACACCGACCTCGACCGGCTGCAGCAGATCCTGTTCTACCGGGAGCTCGGCTTCCCGCTCGACGAGGTCGCGGCCCTGCTCGACGACCCGGAAGCGGACCCGCGCGCGCATCTGCGCCGCCGGCACGACCTGCTGACCGCCCGGATCGAGAAACTGCAGAAGATGGCCGCGGCCGTGGAGCACGCCATGGAGGCACGCACGATGGGCATAGATCTCACGCCCGAGGAGAAGTTCGAGGTCTTCGGGGACAAGGACCCCGAGGCGCACGCCGAGGAGGCCGAGCAGCGCTGGGGAGGCACCGAGGCGTACGCCGAGTCGCAGCGCCGCGCCGCCCGCTACACCAAGGACGACTGGAAGCGCATGCAGGCCGAGGTGGCTTCCTGGGGCGAGCGTTACGACGCCCTCATGGAGGCCGGTGAGCCCGCGACCGGCGAGCGCGCCATGGACATGGCCGAGGAGCACCGGCTCCACATCACCCGGTGGTTCTACGCCTGCTCGTACGAGACGCATCGGGGTCTCGGCGAGATGTACGTGGCCGACGAGCGGTTCAAGGAGTTCTACGACTCCATGCGCCCGGGACTGGCCGAGCACCTGAAGGGGGCGATCGCGGCGAACGTCACGCGGCACGGAGGCTGACGGCGCCTGTCCCGCGGGTCCCCGGCCGCGGCCGTGTTCTCCGGTCCCCGTGGCTCACAGCTTTGTGCCAGTGGGACCACAGTGCATGCTGGGGACATCCGTGGAACCTGGCGTGGACACAATGCGTTGATAGCTTTGACCGCCGTACCAGGACGCCGCCTCTTCCTTCACCCCTCAGGAGCCCGGAACCGTGACGACGCTCGCCCTCGGTCCAAGCTGGCTGGATCCGAACACGCTCCTGGACAACTTCGGCATCTGGGGCCTCCTTCTCGTCGTCTTCGCGGAGTCCGGCCTGCTCATCGGCTTCTTCCTGCCGGGCGACTCGCTGCTGTTCACCTGCGGTCTGCTGATCACGTCGCACCGGCTGGACTTCCCCCTGTGGGGAGCCGTCGCCCTGATCTGCGTCGCCGCGATCCTCGGCGACCAGGCGGGTTACCTCTTCGGCAAGAAGGTCGGCCCCTCGCTCTTCACCCGCCCGGACTCCCGCCTCTTCAAGCAGGAGAACGTGGTCAAGGCCCACGAGTTCTTCGAGAAGTACGGCCCCAAGTCCCTGGTCCTGGCCCGCTTCGTGCCGATCGTGCGGACGTTCACGCCGATCATCGCGGGCGTCAGCGGCATGCGGTACCGCTCCTTCATCACCTTCAACATCATCGGTGGCGTCCTGTGGGGCGC
This window encodes:
- a CDS encoding ion channel protein, with the translated sequence MTHDAARQAHASAPATPARALLPLIVPALVVGVAASLLFLGVSALAERLQGVLWNGLPESLGVGRYSVLWMLVVLTSTGVLVGLVVWKVPGHAGPDPATVGLSAPPMPPAVLPGLLVATALMLAGGPSLGPENPIIATNIALAFWLGRRLAPRLPGGLWAALAEAATIGALFGTPVAAALVISEALAGQQLDGKLWDNLFGPLTAAATGATTTALVAHPTFELHMPPLGPPRGGDVLAALVVASAAALLGMAAVYAFPYVHGVFSRLGHPMLALPLGGLVLGLLGALGGHLTLFKGLAEVGELARNPEGWSAGQFATMTVVKLAALVVAASCGFRGGRIFPAVFIGAAFGLFAHALVPAVPPALGVSAGVLGMLLAITRQGWMSLFTAAVLVASPTILALLCIATLPAWLLVTGRPQMQLHQDGTAVR
- a CDS encoding MerR family transcriptional regulator produces the protein MSYSVGQVAGFAGVTVRTLHHYDEIGLLVPSGRSHAGHRRYGDTDLDRLQQILFYRELGFPLDEVAALLDDPEADPRAHLRRRHDLLTARIEKLQKMAAAVEHAMEARTMGIDLTPEEKFEVFGDKDPEAHAEEAEQRWGGTEAYAESQRRAARYTKDDWKRMQAEVASWGERYDALMEAGEPATGERAMDMAEEHRLHITRWFYACSYETHRGLGEMYVADERFKEFYDSMRPGLAEHLKGAIAANVTRHGG